In one Elephas maximus indicus isolate mEleMax1 chromosome 9, mEleMax1 primary haplotype, whole genome shotgun sequence genomic region, the following are encoded:
- the CARD19 gene encoding caspase recruitment domain-containing protein 19 isoform X6 yields the protein MTDQTYCDRLVQDTPFLTGHGRLSEQQVDKIILQLNRYYPQILTNKEAEKFRNPKAALRMRLCNLLSHLQQSGERDCQEFYRALYIHAQPLYSCLPSRHALQNSDGTELDSGVERWELSDRGPLGFLACLSVAVGLALLMYCCPPDPKVLPGARRVLGFSPVIIERHISRYLLTFLAEDLGGP from the exons ATCAGACCTACTGTGACCGCTTGGTTCAggacacgcctttcctgactggCCACGGGCGCCTGAGTGAGCAGCAGGTGGACAAGATCATCCTGCAGCTGAACCGCTACTACCCACAGATTCTCACCAACAAGGAGGCCGAAAAG TTCCGGAACCCCAAGGCGGCTCTGCGTATGCGGCTCTGCAACCTCTTGAGCCACCTGCAGCAGAGTGGCGAGCGGGACTGCCAGGAGTTCTACCGTGCCCTGTACATCCACGCCCAGCCCCTGTACAGCTGCCTGCCCAGCCGGCATGCTCTGC AAAACTCAGATGGCACAGAGCTAGACTCAGGCGTGGAGAGATGGGAGCTGAGTGACAGGG GACCCCTGGGCTTCCTGGCTTGCCTCAGCGTGGCTGTGGGATTGGCCCTGCTCATGTACTGCTGCCCTCCAG ACCCCAAGGTCCTGCCAGGGGCCCGGCGCGTCCTCGGCTTCTCCCCTGTCATCATCGAGAGGCACATCAGCCGCTACCTGCTGACCTTCCTGGCAGAAGACCTGGGGGGTCCCTGA
- the CARD19 gene encoding caspase recruitment domain-containing protein 19 isoform X8 yields the protein MTDQTYCDRLVQDTPFLTGHGRLSEQQVDKIILQLNRYYPQILTNKEAEKFRNPKAALRMRLCNLLSHLQQSGERDCQEFYRALYIHAQPLYSCLPSRHALRPLGFLACLSVAVGLALLMYCCPPDPKVLPGARRVLGFSPVIIERHISRYLLTFLAEDLGGP from the exons ATCAGACCTACTGTGACCGCTTGGTTCAggacacgcctttcctgactggCCACGGGCGCCTGAGTGAGCAGCAGGTGGACAAGATCATCCTGCAGCTGAACCGCTACTACCCACAGATTCTCACCAACAAGGAGGCCGAAAAG TTCCGGAACCCCAAGGCGGCTCTGCGTATGCGGCTCTGCAACCTCTTGAGCCACCTGCAGCAGAGTGGCGAGCGGGACTGCCAGGAGTTCTACCGTGCCCTGTACATCCACGCCCAGCCCCTGTACAGCTGCCTGCCCAGCCGGCATGCTCTGC GACCCCTGGGCTTCCTGGCTTGCCTCAGCGTGGCTGTGGGATTGGCCCTGCTCATGTACTGCTGCCCTCCAG ACCCCAAGGTCCTGCCAGGGGCCCGGCGCGTCCTCGGCTTCTCCCCTGTCATCATCGAGAGGCACATCAGCCGCTACCTGCTGACCTTCCTGGCAGAAGACCTGGGGGGTCCCTGA
- the CARD19 gene encoding caspase recruitment domain-containing protein 19 isoform X7: MTDQTYCDRLVQDTPFLTGHGRLSEQQVDKIILQLNRYYPQILTNKEAEKASMSSLGAGFRNPKAALRMRLCNLLSHLQQSGERDCQEFYRALYIHAQPLYSCLPSRHALRPLGFLACLSVAVGLALLMYCCPPDPKVLPGARRVLGFSPVIIERHISRYLLTFLAEDLGGP, encoded by the exons ATCAGACCTACTGTGACCGCTTGGTTCAggacacgcctttcctgactggCCACGGGCGCCTGAGTGAGCAGCAGGTGGACAAGATCATCCTGCAGCTGAACCGCTACTACCCACAGATTCTCACCAACAAGGAGGCCGAAAAG GCCTCCATGTCTTCCCTCGGAGCAGGG TTCCGGAACCCCAAGGCGGCTCTGCGTATGCGGCTCTGCAACCTCTTGAGCCACCTGCAGCAGAGTGGCGAGCGGGACTGCCAGGAGTTCTACCGTGCCCTGTACATCCACGCCCAGCCCCTGTACAGCTGCCTGCCCAGCCGGCATGCTCTGC GACCCCTGGGCTTCCTGGCTTGCCTCAGCGTGGCTGTGGGATTGGCCCTGCTCATGTACTGCTGCCCTCCAG ACCCCAAGGTCCTGCCAGGGGCCCGGCGCGTCCTCGGCTTCTCCCCTGTCATCATCGAGAGGCACATCAGCCGCTACCTGCTGACCTTCCTGGCAGAAGACCTGGGGGGTCCCTGA
- the CARD19 gene encoding caspase recruitment domain-containing protein 19 isoform X4 yields the protein MTDQTYCDRLVQDTPFLTGHGRLSEQQVDKIILQLNRYYPQILTNKEAEKASMSSLGAGFRNPKAALRMRLCNLLSHLQQSGERDCQEFYRALYIHAQPLYSCLPSRHALQNSDGTELDSGVERWELSDRGPLGFLACLSVAVGLALLMYCCPPDPKVLPGARRVLGFSPVIIERHISRYLLTFLAEDLGGP from the exons ATCAGACCTACTGTGACCGCTTGGTTCAggacacgcctttcctgactggCCACGGGCGCCTGAGTGAGCAGCAGGTGGACAAGATCATCCTGCAGCTGAACCGCTACTACCCACAGATTCTCACCAACAAGGAGGCCGAAAAG GCCTCCATGTCTTCCCTCGGAGCAGGG TTCCGGAACCCCAAGGCGGCTCTGCGTATGCGGCTCTGCAACCTCTTGAGCCACCTGCAGCAGAGTGGCGAGCGGGACTGCCAGGAGTTCTACCGTGCCCTGTACATCCACGCCCAGCCCCTGTACAGCTGCCTGCCCAGCCGGCATGCTCTGC AAAACTCAGATGGCACAGAGCTAGACTCAGGCGTGGAGAGATGGGAGCTGAGTGACAGGG GACCCCTGGGCTTCCTGGCTTGCCTCAGCGTGGCTGTGGGATTGGCCCTGCTCATGTACTGCTGCCCTCCAG ACCCCAAGGTCCTGCCAGGGGCCCGGCGCGTCCTCGGCTTCTCCCCTGTCATCATCGAGAGGCACATCAGCCGCTACCTGCTGACCTTCCTGGCAGAAGACCTGGGGGGTCCCTGA
- the CARD19 gene encoding caspase recruitment domain-containing protein 19 isoform X2, with protein sequence MTDQTYCDRLVQDTPFLTGHGRLSEQQVDKIILQLNRYYPQILTNKEAEKFRNPKAALRMRLCNLLSHLQQSGERDCQEFYRALYIHAQPLYSCLPSRHALQNSDGTELDSGVERWELSDRGPLGFLACLSVAVGLALLMYCCPPGGSLQVASRHTRGSQSCTHRPAEDTNPKVLPGARRVLGFSPVIIERHISRYLLTFLAEDLGGP encoded by the exons ATCAGACCTACTGTGACCGCTTGGTTCAggacacgcctttcctgactggCCACGGGCGCCTGAGTGAGCAGCAGGTGGACAAGATCATCCTGCAGCTGAACCGCTACTACCCACAGATTCTCACCAACAAGGAGGCCGAAAAG TTCCGGAACCCCAAGGCGGCTCTGCGTATGCGGCTCTGCAACCTCTTGAGCCACCTGCAGCAGAGTGGCGAGCGGGACTGCCAGGAGTTCTACCGTGCCCTGTACATCCACGCCCAGCCCCTGTACAGCTGCCTGCCCAGCCGGCATGCTCTGC AAAACTCAGATGGCACAGAGCTAGACTCAGGCGTGGAGAGATGGGAGCTGAGTGACAGGG GACCCCTGGGCTTCCTGGCTTGCCTCAGCGTGGCTGTGGGATTGGCCCTGCTCATGTACTGCTGCCCTCCAGGTGGGTCACTCCAGGTGGCCTCCCGACACACCAGGGGATCCCAGAGCTGTACCCATCGCCCAGCCGAGGACACCA ACCCCAAGGTCCTGCCAGGGGCCCGGCGCGTCCTCGGCTTCTCCCCTGTCATCATCGAGAGGCACATCAGCCGCTACCTGCTGACCTTCCTGGCAGAAGACCTGGGGGGTCCCTGA
- the CARD19 gene encoding caspase recruitment domain-containing protein 19 isoform X5 — protein sequence MTDQTYCDRLVQDTPFLTGHGRLSEQQVDKIILQLNRYYPQILTNKEAEKASMSSLGAGFRNPKAALRMRLCNLLSHLQQSGERDCQEFYRALYIHAQPLYSCLPSRHALQNSDGTELDSGVERWELSDRGPLGFLACLSVAVGLALLMYCCPPGGSLQVASRHTRGSQSCTHRPAEDTSERTWNP from the exons ATCAGACCTACTGTGACCGCTTGGTTCAggacacgcctttcctgactggCCACGGGCGCCTGAGTGAGCAGCAGGTGGACAAGATCATCCTGCAGCTGAACCGCTACTACCCACAGATTCTCACCAACAAGGAGGCCGAAAAG GCCTCCATGTCTTCCCTCGGAGCAGGG TTCCGGAACCCCAAGGCGGCTCTGCGTATGCGGCTCTGCAACCTCTTGAGCCACCTGCAGCAGAGTGGCGAGCGGGACTGCCAGGAGTTCTACCGTGCCCTGTACATCCACGCCCAGCCCCTGTACAGCTGCCTGCCCAGCCGGCATGCTCTGC AAAACTCAGATGGCACAGAGCTAGACTCAGGCGTGGAGAGATGGGAGCTGAGTGACAGGG GACCCCTGGGCTTCCTGGCTTGCCTCAGCGTGGCTGTGGGATTGGCCCTGCTCATGTACTGCTGCCCTCCAGGTGGGTCACTCCAGGTGGCCTCCCGACACACCAGGGGATCCCAGAGCTGTACCCATCGCCCAGCCGAGGACACCAGTGAGCGGACATGGAACCCCTGA
- the CARD19 gene encoding caspase recruitment domain-containing protein 19 isoform X3: MTDQTYCDRLVQDTPFLTGHGRLSEQQVDKIILQLNRYYPQILTNKEAEKASMSSLGAGFRNPKAALRMRLCNLLSHLQQSGERDCQEFYRALYIHAQPLYSCLPSRHALRPLGFLACLSVAVGLALLMYCCPPGGSLQVASRHTRGSQSCTHRPAEDTNPKVLPGARRVLGFSPVIIERHISRYLLTFLAEDLGGP; encoded by the exons ATCAGACCTACTGTGACCGCTTGGTTCAggacacgcctttcctgactggCCACGGGCGCCTGAGTGAGCAGCAGGTGGACAAGATCATCCTGCAGCTGAACCGCTACTACCCACAGATTCTCACCAACAAGGAGGCCGAAAAG GCCTCCATGTCTTCCCTCGGAGCAGGG TTCCGGAACCCCAAGGCGGCTCTGCGTATGCGGCTCTGCAACCTCTTGAGCCACCTGCAGCAGAGTGGCGAGCGGGACTGCCAGGAGTTCTACCGTGCCCTGTACATCCACGCCCAGCCCCTGTACAGCTGCCTGCCCAGCCGGCATGCTCTGC GACCCCTGGGCTTCCTGGCTTGCCTCAGCGTGGCTGTGGGATTGGCCCTGCTCATGTACTGCTGCCCTCCAGGTGGGTCACTCCAGGTGGCCTCCCGACACACCAGGGGATCCCAGAGCTGTACCCATCGCCCAGCCGAGGACACCA ACCCCAAGGTCCTGCCAGGGGCCCGGCGCGTCCTCGGCTTCTCCCCTGTCATCATCGAGAGGCACATCAGCCGCTACCTGCTGACCTTCCTGGCAGAAGACCTGGGGGGTCCCTGA
- the LOC126082996 gene encoding uncharacterized protein LOC126082996 gives MCWPARGGEGCPVAAELLGDPGKPPEPIRKGLQHWPAKAVTQQGLEEVTSVFSSVSTYTPAPNLRTLSPAESTCLFPVPGGKPGLCKMQLPIQAWHAQPVLSVCALAPPPGHPSHGGQPVACLCRDWELLQPLPSPCYSQRNLSRSCLRAIPGGWSLEPHKGCTSSTVVTPRTMACLLAPSEAGASPSGKPQPQKIQTHDDAAE, from the exons ATGTGCTGGCCAGCCCGTGGTGGGGAGGGGTGCCCAGTGGCTGCAGAGTTGCTGGGGGACCCTGGGAAGCCCCCTGAGCCCATCCGTAAAGGGCTTCAGCACTGGCCTGCAAAGGCTGTGACTCAGCAGGGACTGGAAGAGGTGACCTCAGTTTTCAGCAGTGTCAGCACCTACACCCCAGCCCCCAACCTCAGGACCCTGAGCCCTGCAGAGTCAACATGTCTGTTTCCTGTCCCAGGAGGGAAGCCTGGCTTGTGCAAAATGCAGCTGCCTATCCAGGCCTGGCATGCACAGCCTGTCCTCTCTGTCTGTGCCCTGGCCCCTCCTCCTGGGCATCCAAGCCATGGGGGCCAGCCCGTGGCATGCCTCTGCCGTGACTGGGAGCTCCTCCAGCCCCTGCCCAGCCCCTGCTACAGCCAGAG GAACCTCAGTCGCTCCTGCCTGAGAGCCATCCCTGGGGGATGGTCACTGGAGCCCCATAAAGGCTGCACCAGCAGCACTGTCGTCACTCCCAGGACGATGGCCTGCCTGCTGGCACCCTCTGAAGCAGGGGCCAGTCCCTCCGGAAAACCCCAGCCCCAGAAAATACAGACTCATGATGATGCTGCAGAGTGA
- the NINJ1 gene encoding ninjurin-1, translating to MDSGAEEYELNGDLRPEFPEAPHTSVLPWGRRSQPINMNHYANKKSAAESMLDIALLMANASQLKAVIEQGPSFTFFVPLVVLISISLVLQVGVGVLLIFLVKYDLNNPAKHAKLDFLNNLATGLVFIIVVVNIFITAFGVQKPLIDVAPQQ from the exons ATGGACTCGGGCGCCGAGGAGTACGAGCTCAACGGCGACCTGCGCCCGGAATTCCCCGAAGCTCCGCACACCTCG GTGCTGCCCTGGGGCCGGAGAAGCCAGCCCATCAACATGAACCATTACGCCAACAAGAAGAGTGCGGCTGAGAGCATGCTAGACATCGCCCTGCTGATGGCCAACGCCTCCCAGCTCAAGGCCGTGATTGAGCAGGGCCCCAGCTTCACCTTCTTTGTGCCCCTTGTAGTCCTTATCTCCATCTCCCTTGTTCTCCAGGTTGGCGTGGGCGTGCTGCTCATCTTCCTCG TCAAGTACGACCTCAACAACCCAGCCAAGCATGCCAAGCTGGACTTCCTCAACAACCTGGCCACGGGCCTGGTGTTCATCATCGTGGTGGTCAACATCTTCATCACGGCCTTTGGTGTCCAGAAGCCGTTGATCGATGTGGCGCCCCAGCAGTAG
- the CARD19 gene encoding caspase recruitment domain-containing protein 19 isoform X1 — protein MTDQTYCDRLVQDTPFLTGHGRLSEQQVDKIILQLNRYYPQILTNKEAEKASMSSLGAGFRNPKAALRMRLCNLLSHLQQSGERDCQEFYRALYIHAQPLYSCLPSRHALQNSDGTELDSGVERWELSDRGPLGFLACLSVAVGLALLMYCCPPGGSLQVASRHTRGSQSCTHRPAEDTNPKVLPGARRVLGFSPVIIERHISRYLLTFLAEDLGGP, from the exons ATCAGACCTACTGTGACCGCTTGGTTCAggacacgcctttcctgactggCCACGGGCGCCTGAGTGAGCAGCAGGTGGACAAGATCATCCTGCAGCTGAACCGCTACTACCCACAGATTCTCACCAACAAGGAGGCCGAAAAG GCCTCCATGTCTTCCCTCGGAGCAGGG TTCCGGAACCCCAAGGCGGCTCTGCGTATGCGGCTCTGCAACCTCTTGAGCCACCTGCAGCAGAGTGGCGAGCGGGACTGCCAGGAGTTCTACCGTGCCCTGTACATCCACGCCCAGCCCCTGTACAGCTGCCTGCCCAGCCGGCATGCTCTGC AAAACTCAGATGGCACAGAGCTAGACTCAGGCGTGGAGAGATGGGAGCTGAGTGACAGGG GACCCCTGGGCTTCCTGGCTTGCCTCAGCGTGGCTGTGGGATTGGCCCTGCTCATGTACTGCTGCCCTCCAGGTGGGTCACTCCAGGTGGCCTCCCGACACACCAGGGGATCCCAGAGCTGTACCCATCGCCCAGCCGAGGACACCA ACCCCAAGGTCCTGCCAGGGGCCCGGCGCGTCCTCGGCTTCTCCCCTGTCATCATCGAGAGGCACATCAGCCGCTACCTGCTGACCTTCCTGGCAGAAGACCTGGGGGGTCCCTGA